A stretch of Myroides oncorhynchi DNA encodes these proteins:
- a CDS encoding glycoside hydrolase family 3 N-terminal domain-containing protein, whose amino-acid sequence MKRLTVILLLVASSAFGQTKVNTTRQTQWVDSVYNKLSVEERIGQLFMIAAYSNKNEAHVQSLEKLVQEQHVGGLIFFQGGPVKQADMTNRLQALSRIPMLVGIDGEWGLSMRLEDTYRFPFNMTLGAVQDLDLIEKVGVAMAMQTKRLGMQFNFGPVLDININPKNPIIGVRSFGETREIVTDRAAAFTRGYQSQNIFATGKHFPGHGDTSTDSHHKLPVIDFDKARLNKVELYPYKKLFEEGLSSVMIAHLNLPAIEPDPNVPSSLSYNVVTKLLKEELGYEGLVFTDALNMKAASNFLKPGEVDLAAFKAGNDLLLFSEDVPTALAKILEAYNLGDITEERLAHSVKKVLAYKYKSGMNKFTPIEVNKLVEDLNAPIYDDLNQKLYQEAMTIVKNEDRLIPFKHLEKQKIAYVKLGDDDGTGFLEMMRNYAEVTELNDIKIDSLGDLSEYSTIVIGYHKVDNPWRKHDMSDSEKALVQNLSAKNKTVLVSFAKPYALSSVPMDKVNGVVVGYQNNKFAQDAAAQVLFGAIGAKGKLPVSINSQFTVDTGVSTKAIDRLGFSTAANEGMDPKVLAKIDEIAQGAIDKQYTPGIQVLVARRGKVVYQKAFGYHTYDKNTAVKNTDLYDLASLTKILGTLPVLVKMFDEHKIKMDSKLGTLVPVMKHTDKEDITFKDLLTHQSGLVAWIPFYKRTLAENNRPDPSLYSYFYTPDYPTQVSENLYIKKGYTNEMLKQIGESTLSSKKDYKYSDLGFILMKEYVESKYHKSLDQVVDSEFYNKIGAWRLTYLPLRKFDINVIPPTEEDNYYRYTTVHGYVHDMGAAMQGGVAGHAGLFGSALDVAKMMQLYLNKGQYGGEHFFSTNTFDAFNECVYCTKGSRRGVGFDKPQKPGSAGPTCGCASMSSFGHTGFTGTMAWADPEKDLVYVFLSNRTYPDSNVNKLSKANIREDIQKVIYESIKD is encoded by the coding sequence ATGAAAAGACTGACTGTAATACTGCTTTTAGTTGCTTCTAGTGCTTTCGGACAAACGAAAGTGAATACTACTAGACAAACGCAATGGGTAGATAGTGTATATAATAAATTAAGTGTAGAAGAGAGAATAGGGCAACTTTTTATGATTGCAGCTTATTCAAATAAAAATGAAGCACATGTACAGAGTTTAGAAAAACTTGTACAAGAACAGCATGTAGGTGGATTAATTTTCTTTCAAGGAGGACCTGTTAAGCAAGCTGATATGACTAATCGTCTACAAGCGTTAAGTCGCATACCGATGTTAGTTGGTATAGATGGGGAATGGGGATTGAGTATGCGTTTAGAAGATACGTATCGCTTTCCTTTTAATATGACTTTAGGCGCTGTTCAAGATTTAGATTTAATAGAGAAAGTAGGTGTAGCTATGGCTATGCAAACGAAACGTTTAGGCATGCAATTTAATTTCGGCCCTGTACTAGATATTAATATCAACCCTAAGAACCCTATTATCGGTGTTCGTTCTTTTGGAGAAACAAGAGAGATTGTTACTGATAGAGCTGCTGCATTTACTAGAGGATATCAAAGTCAAAATATTTTTGCAACAGGGAAGCACTTCCCTGGGCACGGTGATACATCTACAGATTCACATCATAAATTACCAGTTATTGATTTTGATAAGGCACGTTTAAATAAAGTAGAACTATATCCTTATAAAAAGTTGTTTGAAGAAGGATTGTCAAGTGTGATGATTGCACATTTAAATTTGCCTGCAATTGAACCAGATCCTAATGTACCAAGTTCTCTTTCTTATAATGTCGTGACTAAATTATTAAAAGAGGAGTTGGGGTATGAAGGATTAGTTTTTACTGATGCTTTGAATATGAAAGCAGCTTCTAATTTTCTCAAACCAGGAGAAGTAGATTTAGCCGCTTTTAAGGCAGGTAATGATTTGTTGTTATTTTCTGAAGATGTTCCTACAGCTTTAGCAAAAATATTAGAAGCCTATAATCTTGGAGATATTACAGAAGAGCGTCTAGCTCATTCTGTGAAAAAAGTATTGGCTTATAAGTATAAATCTGGAATGAATAAATTCACTCCAATCGAAGTAAACAAGTTGGTTGAAGACCTAAATGCGCCTATATATGATGATTTAAATCAAAAGCTCTATCAAGAGGCAATGACTATTGTTAAAAATGAGGATAGACTTATTCCGTTTAAACATTTAGAAAAACAAAAGATAGCTTACGTAAAACTAGGTGATGATGACGGAACAGGCTTTTTAGAAATGATGCGTAATTATGCAGAGGTGACTGAGCTAAATGATATTAAGATAGATAGTTTGGGCGATCTTTCAGAGTACAGTACTATTGTAATTGGGTATCATAAAGTAGATAATCCATGGCGTAAACACGATATGTCTGACAGTGAAAAAGCATTAGTACAAAATCTTTCTGCTAAAAATAAGACTGTATTAGTTTCTTTTGCTAAGCCTTATGCATTATCTAGTGTTCCTATGGATAAAGTTAATGGAGTTGTAGTAGGGTATCAGAATAATAAGTTTGCTCAGGATGCGGCTGCACAAGTTCTTTTTGGAGCGATTGGCGCAAAAGGAAAGTTACCTGTGTCTATCAATAGCCAATTTACAGTAGACACAGGTGTTTCTACTAAAGCTATAGATCGATTAGGTTTTTCTACTGCAGCTAATGAAGGCATGGATCCTAAAGTCTTAGCTAAGATAGATGAGATTGCTCAAGGAGCTATTGATAAACAATATACACCAGGTATTCAAGTACTAGTAGCTAGACGTGGTAAGGTAGTATATCAAAAAGCTTTTGGATATCATACTTATGATAAAAACACAGCAGTTAAGAATACAGATCTATATGATCTTGCTTCTTTGACTAAGATACTAGGTACATTACCAGTATTAGTAAAAATGTTTGATGAACACAAAATTAAAATGGACTCGAAGTTAGGAACTTTAGTTCCTGTAATGAAACATACAGATAAAGAAGATATTACCTTTAAGGATTTACTAACGCATCAGTCAGGGTTAGTAGCATGGATTCCATTTTATAAACGTACTTTGGCAGAGAATAATCGTCCTGACCCTAGTTTGTATAGTTACTTTTATACACCCGACTACCCTACGCAGGTGTCAGAGAATCTTTATATAAAAAAGGGATACACAAATGAGATGCTAAAACAGATCGGTGAATCAACATTGAGTTCTAAAAAGGATTATAAATACAGTGATCTAGGATTCATCCTGATGAAAGAGTATGTGGAGAGTAAATATCACAAGTCTTTAGATCAAGTAGTTGATTCGGAGTTTTACAATAAGATAGGAGCTTGGCGTTTGACTTATTTACCATTGCGTAAGTTTGATATTAATGTGATTCCACCAACAGAAGAAGATAATTATTATCGCTATACGACAGTTCACGGTTATGTTCATGATATGGGAGCAGCTATGCAAGGAGGAGTAGCTGGACACGCTGGACTTTTCGGATCAGCCTTAGACGTAGCTAAAATGATGCAATTATATTTAAATAAAGGACAGTATGGTGGTGAACATTTCTTTTCTACGAATACTTTTGATGCATTTAATGAATGTGTTTATTGTACAAAAGGAAGCCGTAGAGGAGTAGGTTTTGACAAACCACAAAAACCTGGTTCAGCAGGACCAACATGTGGTTGCGCATCAATGTCTAGTTTTGGGCATACAGGATTCACAGGTACTATGGCATGGGCTGATCCAGAGAAAGACTTAGTTTATGTATTCTTGTCTAACCGTACCTACCCAGATAGCAACGTAAATAAGTTATCTAAAGCAAATATTAGAGAAGATATTCAGAAAGTGATTTACGAGTCGATTAAAGACTAA
- a CDS encoding TonB-dependent receptor: MKPFKKVYFCFLLLFLPNLIFAQGTIGKVKGVVLDSQKSPVIGVSVTIKGSTIGVQTDLDGKFELEHKESQQTLVFSYVGLIEESRIVQFANNPKSYTIVMQDEQSVLDDVVVSVKGKVDALKEQAFTVSAVDMQKMANSTFDLNQILNKSSGIKVRQQGGVGSDYNFSVNGMSGKSVKFFIDGVPLEMLGKGVDMNTLPINMAKRVEIYKGVVPVHLSTDAMGGAVDIITNGSSKDYLDASYTTGSFNTHKVNLNGQLKDKKTGIVMRLNTFYNYSDNDYKMRDMKIYNATAGKYEYRDVKRFNDQYKSMFVMTEFGIEDKSWADMLFVGLSHSLFDKQIQTGSNQEVVYGGVKQKGDANNYFLKYKKKDLMNGRFDINYYLGYSKSLDKGTDTLMRKYSWDGSYLPSSASELGGLSLTRQHTERVFSQLTTEYRINDFHKFNLNYMLDYNKNTTYNAVYESKETTPAAKMAKQIFSFNYQQDWFDKRWTNLFFGKYYMVDLQKTIWNAWTKTGTSVKNQTGNWGYGIASTFKITNEWGVKASFEKAYRLLETQEIFGDGISITSNMNLLPENSNNYNLGTYYSQSFGDHFMRVDVAGYIRDTKDYIYTVPNLYSSTFKYENLSNIFTKGVEGEFNYKYKNIVNVMANITYNYAYDNTQYANKSDNVESATYKKEVPNQPWLYGNIDVSVGQDDLFQKDSRIEVSWGVSMTEWFYKNWQAYGNKRNIPTIPRQTLHDIGVSYSMSKGKYNFALNCTNVGDALAYDNFKLQKQGRAFYFKFRYSLK, translated from the coding sequence ATGAAACCGTTTAAGAAAGTTTATTTCTGTTTTTTACTACTTTTTCTACCGAATTTGATATTTGCTCAAGGTACTATAGGTAAGGTAAAAGGGGTCGTCTTAGATTCTCAAAAAAGCCCAGTTATTGGAGTCTCAGTAACAATTAAAGGAAGTACAATTGGTGTTCAGACCGATTTGGATGGTAAATTCGAATTAGAGCACAAAGAAAGTCAACAAACTTTAGTGTTTAGCTATGTTGGACTTATTGAAGAAAGTCGCATTGTTCAATTTGCAAATAACCCTAAATCGTATACTATTGTTATGCAAGATGAACAGTCAGTATTAGACGATGTGGTGGTAAGTGTAAAGGGAAAAGTAGATGCTTTAAAAGAGCAGGCTTTTACTGTTAGTGCTGTTGATATGCAGAAGATGGCTAATAGTACTTTTGACTTAAACCAGATACTTAATAAAAGTAGTGGGATTAAGGTTAGACAGCAGGGTGGTGTCGGATCAGATTACAACTTTTCAGTTAATGGTATGTCAGGTAAGTCTGTAAAGTTCTTTATAGATGGTGTTCCTTTAGAGATGTTAGGTAAGGGAGTAGATATGAATACGCTACCTATTAATATGGCTAAGCGCGTGGAGATTTATAAAGGAGTGGTACCTGTACACTTAAGTACGGATGCTATGGGAGGTGCTGTTGATATTATCACAAACGGAAGCTCTAAAGATTATTTAGATGCCAGTTATACTACAGGGTCGTTTAATACACATAAAGTGAATCTAAACGGTCAACTTAAGGATAAAAAGACAGGTATCGTAATGAGGTTAAATACGTTCTATAATTATTCTGATAATGATTATAAGATGCGTGATATGAAGATATATAACGCTACTGCTGGTAAGTATGAGTATAGAGATGTGAAGCGTTTTAATGATCAATACAAGTCAATGTTCGTAATGACCGAATTCGGTATTGAAGATAAGTCTTGGGCTGATATGTTATTTGTGGGATTATCACATTCTCTTTTTGACAAGCAAATTCAAACAGGTTCTAATCAAGAGGTTGTTTATGGTGGAGTAAAGCAAAAAGGTGATGCGAATAACTACTTCTTAAAGTACAAAAAGAAAGACTTAATGAATGGTCGCTTTGATATTAATTACTATTTAGGATATTCTAAAAGCCTTGACAAAGGGACTGATACCTTGATGCGTAAGTATAGTTGGGATGGTAGTTATTTACCTTCATCTGCTAGTGAGTTAGGTGGATTATCATTAACTAGACAACATACAGAACGCGTATTCTCTCAATTGACTACGGAGTATAGAATTAATGACTTTCATAAATTTAATCTAAACTATATGTTAGATTATAACAAGAACACTACTTACAATGCGGTGTATGAAAGTAAAGAAACGACTCCTGCTGCTAAGATGGCAAAGCAAATATTCTCGTTTAACTACCAACAGGATTGGTTTGATAAACGTTGGACTAATTTGTTCTTTGGGAAATACTATATGGTTGATTTGCAAAAAACGATATGGAATGCTTGGACTAAAACTGGTACATCTGTAAAAAATCAAACTGGTAACTGGGGATATGGTATAGCTTCTACTTTTAAGATAACGAATGAGTGGGGTGTTAAAGCTTCTTTCGAGAAAGCGTATCGCTTATTAGAGACACAAGAGATATTCGGTGATGGTATATCTATTACAAGTAATATGAATTTACTACCTGAGAATAGTAATAACTATAATTTAGGGACATATTATAGTCAGAGTTTTGGAGATCACTTTATGCGTGTGGATGTAGCAGGTTATATTAGAGATACGAAAGATTACATTTACACCGTTCCTAACTTGTACAGCAGTACTTTTAAATATGAGAACTTATCTAATATCTTTACTAAAGGGGTAGAAGGGGAGTTTAATTATAAGTATAAGAATATCGTGAATGTAATGGCTAATATTACTTATAATTACGCGTATGATAATACACAGTATGCAAATAAGAGTGATAATGTAGAGTCAGCTACGTATAAAAAAGAAGTACCTAACCAACCTTGGTTATACGGAAATATAGATGTGAGTGTAGGACAGGATGATTTGTTTCAAAAAGACTCTCGTATCGAAGTATCTTGGGGAGTTAGTATGACAGAGTGGTTCTATAAAAACTGGCAAGCGTATGGAAACAAACGCAATATACCGACTATCCCTCGTCAGACGCTACACGATATAGGTGTTAGTTATTCTATGTCAAAAGGGAAGTATAACTTTGCTTTAAACTGTACTAATGTTGGCGATGCTCTTGCTTATGACAACTTTAAGTTACAAAAACAAGGTAGAGCCTTTTATTTCAAATTCAGATATTCTTTAAAATAG
- a CDS encoding thioredoxin family protein gives MKKLILSALLITSSLSFAIIKDNGKVKAITSKETVQQEKESFSKPYNDEEDADAKLTQLIAKAKKEGKNVFVQAGGNWCIWCLRFNDFVQKDKSIKAIVDKNYVYYHLNYSPKNKNTAAFEKYAPEGQKLGYPFFIVINGQGKTTNIIASGDLESGKSYDVAKVKKLFTDNAPKK, from the coding sequence ATGAAAAAATTAATTCTATCAGCATTATTAATTACTTCGAGTTTATCTTTTGCTATAATAAAAGACAATGGAAAAGTAAAAGCTATAACTTCTAAAGAAACTGTACAACAAGAGAAAGAATCTTTTTCTAAACCTTATAACGACGAGGAAGATGCCGATGCAAAGCTAACTCAACTAATAGCTAAAGCTAAAAAAGAGGGCAAAAACGTATTCGTACAAGCGGGTGGTAACTGGTGTATATGGTGTCTTCGTTTTAACGATTTTGTTCAAAAAGATAAAAGTATTAAAGCGATTGTAGATAAAAACTATGTATATTATCACTTAAACTATAGCCCTAAGAATAAAAACACAGCTGCTTTTGAAAAATATGCTCCAGAAGGACAGAAGCTAGGATACCCTTTCTTTATTGTTATCAATGGACAAGGGAAAACAACTAATATTATCGCTTCTGGCGATTTAGAATCAGGAAAGAGTTACGATGTAGCAAAAGTGAAAAAATTATTCACTGACAATGCTCCTAAGAAATAA
- a CDS encoding AraC family transcriptional regulator: protein MSQKNKEIKDLDTIQDFKNHFLVPEDNSCEECSTLLYKEGAGYMEVFSLADLKKRGDLFLGSRTRKRFYSMVLVTKGEVIETIGHKEYKFGEQMMYFVSDNQLHQIKTWTEDLEGIMCLFDSDYFLLCIKHQIKLNSIPFFQMDKAPYVQLGEREVEMMSHLFWKLNQEQCQKETFNDDLLVRMFLNIILIEAERIYNKQVTATPFVLSRQEQLVAKYQLLVTQRAIELKQVSQYAELLNVHPHYLNDLVKEISNQPASYFIHKYLIEESKSRLIQTNATVSQIALDLNFKEESYFGRFFKKKTGLTPIQYRKQHKQH, encoded by the coding sequence ATGAGCCAAAAGAATAAAGAAATCAAGGATTTAGATACTATACAGGACTTTAAGAATCATTTCTTAGTACCTGAGGATAACAGCTGTGAAGAGTGTAGCACACTCCTTTATAAGGAAGGTGCAGGGTATATGGAAGTCTTTTCTTTAGCTGATTTAAAGAAGAGAGGTGACCTATTCTTAGGAAGCCGTACACGCAAGCGTTTTTACAGTATGGTACTAGTGACTAAAGGAGAGGTGATAGAAACCATAGGACATAAAGAATATAAGTTTGGCGAGCAGATGATGTACTTCGTATCTGATAATCAGTTACACCAGATTAAAACGTGGACAGAAGATTTAGAGGGGATTATGTGCCTATTTGATTCAGATTACTTCTTGTTGTGTATTAAGCATCAGATAAAGCTAAATAGCATCCCATTCTTTCAGATGGATAAGGCTCCTTATGTACAGCTCGGAGAAAGAGAGGTAGAGATGATGAGTCACCTGTTTTGGAAGTTGAACCAAGAGCAATGTCAAAAGGAAACTTTCAACGATGATCTATTAGTGAGAATGTTCTTGAATATTATCTTGATTGAAGCAGAGCGTATTTATAATAAACAAGTCACAGCAACTCCTTTTGTATTATCTAGACAAGAGCAATTAGTGGCGAAGTATCAGCTCTTAGTTACTCAGCGTGCGATAGAATTAAAACAAGTGTCTCAGTATGCAGAACTGCTCAATGTACACCCTCATTACCTCAATGATCTAGTGAAAGAGATATCTAATCAACCCGCTAGTTATTTTATCCATAAATATCTGATAGAAGAATCTAAGAGTAGATTAATACAGACTAATGCTACGGTATCTCAGATCGCTTTAGACTTGAACTTTAAAGAAGAGTCATACTTCGGGAGATTCTTTAAGAAGAAGACAGGGTTAACACCTATACAATATAGAAAACAGCATAAGCAGCATTAA
- a CDS encoding ABC transporter ATPase yields the protein MYKPFEEMPDHSRVWIYQSNRKFSDEEVQDIDKDLAAFVAEWAAHATPLEASYKIFYNRFIVLAVDQEVHPASGCSIDASVRVIQDLEQKYSVDLLDKMNVTYKTGEFIAFKTLIEFKSLVKSKAVSANTIVFNNLVNDLGEFREFWEVPAEESWHSRFFK from the coding sequence ATGTACAAACCATTTGAAGAAATGCCTGATCATTCGAGAGTTTGGATTTACCAATCTAATCGTAAATTCTCAGATGAAGAGGTTCAAGATATAGACAAAGACTTAGCTGCATTCGTAGCTGAGTGGGCAGCACATGCTACACCTTTAGAAGCTTCTTATAAGATATTCTATAATCGTTTTATAGTATTGGCAGTAGATCAAGAAGTTCATCCTGCATCAGGATGTTCTATTGATGCATCTGTACGTGTAATACAAGATCTTGAACAGAAATACAGTGTAGATTTATTAGACAAGATGAATGTAACTTATAAAACAGGTGAGTTTATCGCTTTTAAAACTTTAATCGAGTTTAAAAGTCTTGTAAAATCTAAAGCAGTTTCTGCTAATACAATTGTATTCAATAATTTAGTTAATGATTTAGGTGAATTTAGAGAGTTTTGGGAAGTTCCAGCAGAGGAAAGTTGGCATTCACGCTTTTTTAAATAG
- a CDS encoding DUF2938 domain-containing protein produces the protein MNNVVLLVEYALLLGIGATIFMDVYAVVIKKLFNIPSLDYAMVGRWIGSFPKGIFSHPNIMQATPVKNERVLGWVVHYMIGISFAFVLLLICGIEWLSAPTFLPALIIGIGTTVFPFFMMQPAFGFGIAASKTPKPSIVRFRSLQAHTIYGVGLYLAGVVISLIIGQ, from the coding sequence ATGAATAACGTTGTATTATTAGTGGAGTATGCTTTATTACTAGGTATTGGAGCGACTATATTTATGGATGTGTATGCAGTAGTGATTAAGAAGCTATTTAATATCCCTTCTTTAGATTATGCGATGGTTGGTAGGTGGATAGGTTCATTCCCTAAAGGAATATTTAGCCACCCCAATATTATGCAGGCTACCCCTGTGAAGAATGAGCGAGTATTAGGCTGGGTAGTGCATTATATGATTGGTATAAGTTTTGCTTTTGTATTACTGTTGATTTGTGGAATAGAATGGCTTTCAGCACCTACATTCTTACCTGCTTTAATTATAGGAATAGGGACGACTGTGTTTCCATTCTTTATGATGCAACCCGCCTTTGGCTTTGGAATAGCAGCCTCTAAAACACCCAAACCTAGTATAGTAAGATTTCGCAGTCTTCAGGCGCATACTATTTATGGAGTAGGTTTATATTTAGCAGGAGTAGTGATAAGTTTAATAATAGGGCAATAG
- a CDS encoding NAD(P)H-dependent oxidoreductase, which translates to MKKITIINGHPNQESLCFAIVEAYIKGAKSKGAEVREVTLAEMSFNTNLQYGYQKRIELEPDLLKAIEDIKWADHLVWVHPVWWGGVPALLKGFIDRTFLPGIMYQYRESSMLWDKLLKGKTAHIITTLDQPGWYYRLMYGRPSVNQLKKSTLQFCGVSPVKVTYMGIIRNSTDVQRAKWITKAEYLGTQLS; encoded by the coding sequence ATGAAGAAAATAACCATAATCAACGGGCATCCTAATCAAGAATCACTGTGCTTCGCTATTGTAGAAGCATACATAAAAGGAGCCAAGTCTAAAGGAGCCGAAGTGAGAGAAGTCACATTAGCAGAGATGAGCTTCAACACAAACTTACAATATGGGTATCAGAAGCGTATAGAGCTAGAACCAGATTTATTAAAAGCCATAGAAGATATCAAATGGGCAGACCACCTCGTATGGGTGCATCCAGTATGGTGGGGTGGTGTACCTGCGTTGCTTAAGGGATTTATAGATAGGACTTTCCTACCTGGTATTATGTATCAGTACAGAGAGAGTAGCATGCTATGGGACAAACTACTGAAAGGAAAGACTGCGCATATTATCACGACTTTAGATCAGCCAGGATGGTACTATCGCCTGATGTATGGAAGACCTAGTGTGAATCAACTAAAGAAATCAACACTACAGTTCTGTGGAGTGTCTCCTGTCAAGGTTACATATATGGGGATTATCAGAAATTCAACAGATGTACAAAGAGCCAAATGGATTACTAAAGCCGAGTATTTAGGTACTCAATTAAGTTAG
- a CDS encoding thioredoxin family protein, with amino-acid sequence MEEFIDFDDLKRPVLVQFYADWCAPCKTLSGIIDHIEADIEAEVDLIRADIDQCKELKDEFFVRSVPTMILLNKQGDIYWRQTGVVSPEEIMKHVWQVDKE; translated from the coding sequence ATGGAAGAGTTTATAGACTTTGACGATTTAAAACGCCCTGTGTTAGTACAGTTTTACGCAGATTGGTGCGCACCGTGTAAGACACTATCAGGTATAATCGACCATATAGAGGCGGATATAGAAGCCGAGGTAGATCTGATAAGAGCAGATATAGATCAATGTAAAGAGCTAAAAGATGAGTTCTTTGTTCGTTCTGTACCCACGATGATTTTATTAAATAAGCAGGGAGATATTTATTGGCGTCAAACTGGTGTGGTTTCTCCTGAAGAAATAATGAAGCACGTGTGGCAAGTAGATAAAGAATAA
- a CDS encoding Crp/Fnr family transcriptional regulator, producing the protein MNMVSIMLKTFFQRFTLFSEQEIVSILSLFTKRTIAKADYLVREGDYCEEIAFIESGIFRSFYTIESGDELTYCFRFPDDLVGAYSAFITAGKSIESIQAVVSTVVWVIDKRDLDALANTLPQWNTFLKTIAEQQYLELEQRVIQFQRTTAQERYKHLLFNHPTFVQYLPLQYLASYLGITQRHLSRIRKEISF; encoded by the coding sequence ATGAACATGGTATCTATTATGCTTAAAACATTTTTTCAACGCTTTACTCTATTTTCAGAACAAGAGATAGTGTCAATATTATCTCTATTTACAAAACGCACTATTGCCAAAGCTGATTATTTGGTACGAGAAGGTGACTATTGTGAAGAAATAGCTTTTATAGAATCAGGAATCTTTCGATCTTTTTATACTATAGAATCAGGAGATGAGTTAACCTATTGTTTTCGCTTTCCAGATGATTTGGTAGGTGCATATTCTGCATTTATCACAGCAGGCAAGAGTATTGAGAGTATTCAGGCGGTAGTTTCTACTGTCGTATGGGTGATTGACAAGAGAGATTTAGATGCGTTAGCAAATACACTACCACAGTGGAACACTTTCTTAAAAACGATAGCGGAACAGCAGTATCTAGAATTGGAGCAGCGCGTTATACAGTTTCAACGAACTACAGCTCAGGAGCGTTATAAGCACTTGCTGTTTAACCATCCTACTTTTGTTCAATATCTCCCTTTACAGTATCTAGCTTCTTATCTTGGGATTACTCAGCGTCACCTTAGCCGTATCAGGAAAGAAATTTCTTTTTAG
- a CDS encoding saccharopine dehydrogenase NADP-binding domain-containing protein encodes MQNNILIIGGKGLVGSTIARILKERNSQYNIVLGTRAPKNLQKEVQIDVNTPSSLEVILSRSISLIILSVNDQKDHVLRFAIEYGIDYLDITKPTPALHKAIQITTDYNKFNSRIVFGSGWMGGIVPGLVKSAVPTTEKIESIQLMVYYSIKDKAGESSAHFMAEHVAIPFVQYQKNQPKEVLHFLDSESYCFSFGLRNRQVYNFDTPDLYILNQVEAVPTVSVKMTYNSKFVTRVLGWMQQFGVFKRMSLKARRKIFGGSGAGDISVFEIIIKGSQQVRRILLKSEKGQAELTALSAVLHTEALVSNEVLPGQYFAHQLHQDKALFTGLEQYDSIIVKEI; translated from the coding sequence ATGCAGAACAATATTTTAATCATAGGAGGTAAGGGGTTAGTAGGGAGTACTATAGCTCGTATCTTAAAAGAGCGAAACTCTCAATACAATATAGTCTTAGGAACAAGAGCTCCTAAGAATCTACAAAAAGAAGTACAGATAGATGTGAATACCCCATCTTCATTAGAAGTTATTCTATCTAGAAGTATCAGTTTAATTATTTTATCTGTTAATGACCAGAAGGACCATGTACTGCGTTTTGCGATAGAGTATGGGATTGATTATCTGGATATTACTAAACCAACACCCGCTTTACATAAGGCAATACAGATTACTACAGACTATAATAAGTTTAATAGCCGTATTGTATTTGGCTCAGGCTGGATGGGAGGGATTGTTCCTGGATTAGTCAAATCTGCTGTACCTACTACAGAAAAAATAGAGAGCATACAACTGATGGTGTATTACTCTATAAAAGATAAAGCAGGCGAAAGTTCAGCTCATTTTATGGCAGAGCATGTTGCAATTCCTTTTGTTCAGTATCAAAAGAATCAACCTAAGGAAGTTTTACACTTTTTAGATAGTGAATCTTATTGTTTCTCTTTTGGGTTGAGAAATAGGCAAGTTTACAACTTTGATACTCCTGATTTATATATTTTGAATCAAGTAGAAGCTGTACCTACTGTAAGTGTGAAGATGACTTATAATTCTAAGTTTGTAACTCGTGTATTAGGTTGGATGCAGCAGTTCGGTGTATTTAAGAGAATGTCTTTAAAGGCAAGGAGAAAGATATTTGGAGGTAGTGGAGCTGGAGATATCTCAGTCTTCGAAATCATTATTAAAGGGAGCCAACAAGTGAGAAGGATTCTATTAAAGAGTGAAAAAGGACAAGCAGAATTAACAGCTTTATCAGCCGTATTACATACAGAAGCTTTAGTTAGTAATGAAGTTCTACCTGGGCAGTATTTTGCACATCAACTTCACCAAGATAAAGCACTTTTCACAGGTTTAGAACAATATGATTCTATAATAGTAAAAGAGATATAA